In Toxoplasma gondii ME49 chromosome X, whole genome shotgun sequence, a single genomic region encodes these proteins:
- a CDS encoding hypothetical protein (encoded by transcript TGME49_226880), which translates to MPYVVVVLPVRSREGLTLRSTTLRGGLLEVLSAPDFVGGQQRGDRPSLLGLVVPIVAFKVTVNPCRFAGNVLMPNKWRAVAERTLWKVTFLGFCSGFEAVSSLDTFVPPTVSTIERVGTLASMLRYLGGSFPVLDAREQRWLAPVAAFISWET; encoded by the coding sequence ATGCCATATGTCGTCGTCGTTCTTCCAGTCCGAAGCCGGGAAGGGCTCACTCTTAGGTCGACCACGCTCAGGGGTGGACTTCTTGAGGTGCTTTCTGCGCCAGATTTCGTGGGCGGGCAACAACGGGGAGACCGGCCCTCTCTGCTCGGGTTGGTCGTTCCGATTGTCGCTTTTAAAGTCACCGTGAATCCCTGTCGTTTTGCGGGCAATGTTCTGATGCCCAACAAGTGGCGGGCAGTCGCAGAGAGGACTCTGTGGAAAGTCACCTTCCTTGGATTTTGCTCCGGATTCgaggctgtctcctcgctggaCACATTTGTTCCACCAACCGTCTCGACGATCGAAAGGGTGGGCACTTTGGCGAGCATGTTGAGATACCTTGGAGGTTCGTTTCCCGTCCTGGATGCCAGAGAGCAGAGGTGGCTGGCGCCTGTCGCCGCCTTCATCTCGTGGGAAACCTGA